A portion of the Edaphobacter bradus genome contains these proteins:
- the tdh gene encoding L-threonine 3-dehydrogenase: MKALVKSRTERGLWLEDVPEPEIGINDVKIRVLYTGICGTDLHIYDWDAWARSTIRQGLVIGHEFVGEVVAFGSNVTDLAIGQLVSGEGHVVCGRCRNCLAGRRHLCAHTLGVGVNRDGAFAEYIVIPVTNIWSHAPGINLEIAAIFDPLGNAVHTALAFPVLGEDVLTTGAGPIGIMAAAVARHAGARFVVISDPNQYRRDLATKVGVTLAVDPRATPLKEIQKQLNMQEGFDVGLEMSGNPAAFREMLANMSHGAKIAMLGIPSEDISINWNQVVFNQLTIRGIYGREMYETWYKMTVMLQSGLDISGVITHRLNWRDYEAGFDAMRSGNSGKVILDWRDVA; this comes from the coding sequence TTGAAGGCACTTGTAAAAAGCCGCACCGAGCGCGGCCTCTGGCTCGAGGACGTACCCGAGCCCGAAATCGGAATCAACGACGTCAAAATCCGTGTCCTCTACACCGGCATCTGCGGCACCGACCTCCACATCTACGACTGGGACGCCTGGGCCCGCTCCACCATCCGCCAGGGCCTCGTCATCGGCCACGAGTTCGTCGGTGAGGTAGTAGCCTTCGGCTCCAACGTCACCGATCTCGCCATCGGCCAGCTCGTCAGCGGAGAAGGCCACGTCGTCTGCGGACGCTGCCGCAACTGCCTCGCCGGCCGCCGCCACCTCTGCGCCCACACTCTCGGCGTCGGAGTCAACCGCGACGGTGCCTTCGCCGAGTACATCGTCATCCCTGTCACAAACATCTGGAGCCACGCCCCCGGCATCAACCTCGAGATCGCCGCCATCTTCGACCCCCTCGGCAACGCCGTCCACACCGCGCTCGCCTTCCCCGTCCTCGGCGAAGACGTCCTCACCACCGGAGCCGGCCCCATCGGCATCATGGCCGCTGCCGTCGCCCGCCACGCCGGCGCGCGCTTCGTCGTAATCTCCGACCCTAACCAGTACCGCCGCGACCTCGCCACCAAAGTCGGCGTCACCCTCGCCGTCGATCCCCGCGCCACCCCGCTCAAAGAGATCCAGAAGCAACTCAACATGCAGGAAGGCTTCGACGTCGGCCTCGAGATGTCCGGCAACCCCGCCGCCTTCCGCGAGATGCTCGCCAACATGAGCCACGGCGCCAAGATCGCCATGCTCGGCATCCCCTCCGAAGACATCTCCATCAACTGGAACCAGGTCGTCTTCAACCAGCTCACCATCCGCGGAATCTACGGCCGCGAGATGTACGAGACCTGGTACAAGATGACGGTCATGCTACAAAGTGGCCTCGACATCTCCGGAGTCATCACCCACCGCCTGAACTGGCGCGACTACGAAGCGGGCTTCGACGCCATGCGCTCCGGAAACTCTGGCAAAGTCATCCTGGACTGGCGCGACGTAGCCTGA
- a CDS encoding glycosyl hydrolase family 28-related protein, whose amino-acid sequence MIIWAHDDTRALQNAYAAAVRSGKSLYIPPGKYLHHGLNWTNNSIKIYGEGYGATMLYAIDVTNPGATTIGAQTTGIDLSGSGYNQVSDLGFVGGYSGFVDMAPVVNVLGARVGATDAAFAIAHIFDNDFFLSFGAYDVALYGYEQTDFKDCQFESQGPGNLGLLYLSAANTPGLKSPYAVAVPAPTSMTKLSVNGARSAFSGSGKAVVFDQGATESNYTIAIRDAYANISDGGTFLSDTGVGALRHIELDQVYVETGKCQNCKAIDIKAPAWNWQIRNVQIYNDHGYTVSPFNFARGLLDSEVMIDATGQAGGFSNPELNASSCAGSVLHLGQEQPSASCTDSAMMTSVNGTSRK is encoded by the coding sequence ATGATCATTTGGGCACATGACGATACGCGCGCGTTGCAGAACGCCTATGCGGCTGCCGTAAGATCCGGGAAGTCGCTCTACATCCCTCCCGGCAAATATCTGCATCATGGCCTGAACTGGACAAACAACTCCATCAAGATCTACGGAGAAGGCTACGGTGCGACGATGCTTTATGCCATTGATGTAACGAATCCCGGAGCCACGACCATCGGAGCGCAGACGACAGGTATAGATCTCTCGGGCTCCGGTTACAACCAGGTGTCGGATCTTGGTTTTGTTGGAGGGTATAGCGGTTTTGTTGACATGGCTCCCGTGGTGAACGTGCTGGGCGCGCGCGTGGGCGCCACAGACGCCGCGTTTGCGATCGCTCACATCTTCGACAACGACTTCTTTCTGAGCTTTGGCGCCTATGACGTGGCGCTCTACGGGTACGAACAGACCGACTTCAAGGATTGCCAATTCGAGAGTCAGGGTCCGGGGAATCTAGGCCTGCTATATTTGTCGGCAGCGAATACGCCGGGGTTGAAATCTCCGTATGCGGTTGCAGTCCCCGCTCCGACTTCGATGACGAAGCTGAGCGTTAATGGCGCTCGGAGCGCGTTTTCCGGCTCCGGGAAAGCGGTGGTCTTCGATCAGGGCGCAACGGAATCGAACTACACGATCGCTATCCGGGATGCCTATGCAAACATTTCTGACGGCGGGACGTTTCTCTCCGATACAGGTGTTGGGGCACTGCGCCATATTGAGTTGGATCAGGTTTATGTCGAAACGGGAAAATGCCAGAACTGCAAGGCCATCGATATAAAAGCTCCGGCCTGGAATTGGCAGATCAGGAACGTTCAAATCTATAACGATCATGGGTATACGGTATCCCCTTTCAACTTTGCTCGGGGGCTGCTTGATTCTGAAGTGATGATCGATGCCACCGGCCAGGCTGGAGGGTTCTCCAACCCGGAGCTTAACGCTTCGTCGTGTGCGGGATCAGTACTTCACCTGGGACAAGAGCAGCCGAGCGCAAGTTGCACCGACAGCGCGATGATGACGAGTGTCAATGGCACCTCCCGCAAGTGA
- a CDS encoding TIGR00266 family protein: MQHRIVGTTMPVLEFALDHNDAIISEAGELSWMSQSIQMTTHTQHAGGGGFLGALKRVAGGGSLFMTEYRAYGAPGEVAFATRVPGHIVPVEVAQGHEYLVHRHGFLCATADIELGLGFQQSLGAGIFGGDGFRLQKISGQGMAWLELSGEVIVKDLAPGETLRVHPGHVGAFHANVTFQIQRVPGIRNMIFGGDGIFLAALTGPGRVWLQTLPIQRLAHQLQEYLKVERVEQNTEAGVVGGIVGSILKGM; encoded by the coding sequence ATGCAACATCGCATCGTCGGCACCACCATGCCCGTCCTTGAGTTTGCCCTCGACCACAACGACGCCATCATCTCCGAGGCCGGCGAACTCTCCTGGATGAGCCAGTCCATCCAGATGACCACCCACACCCAGCACGCCGGCGGCGGAGGCTTCCTCGGAGCCCTCAAGCGGGTCGCCGGCGGAGGCTCGCTCTTCATGACCGAGTACCGAGCCTACGGAGCACCCGGCGAGGTCGCCTTCGCCACCCGCGTCCCCGGCCACATCGTCCCGGTCGAAGTCGCACAGGGGCACGAGTACCTCGTCCACCGCCACGGCTTCCTCTGCGCCACCGCAGACATCGAGCTCGGCCTCGGCTTCCAGCAGTCCCTCGGCGCGGGTATCTTCGGCGGCGACGGCTTTCGCCTCCAGAAAATCTCCGGGCAGGGGATGGCCTGGCTCGAACTCTCCGGCGAAGTCATCGTCAAAGACCTCGCCCCCGGCGAGACCCTCCGCGTCCATCCCGGCCACGTCGGAGCCTTCCACGCCAACGTCACATTTCAGATTCAGCGCGTCCCCGGCATCCGCAACATGATCTTCGGCGGCGACGGCATCTTCCTCGCCGCACTCACCGGCCCAGGTCGCGTCTGGCTCCAGACCCTTCCCATCCAGCGACTCGCCCATCAACTCCAGGAGTACCTGAAGGTTGAGCGCGTCGAGCAAAATACTGAAGCCGGAGTCGTAGGCGGCATCGTAGGCTCCATCCTCAAGGGTATGTAG
- a CDS encoding ABC transporter ATP-binding protein: MASLSSAPFLHLSNVNVTRGDNIVLHDINLSVNAGEHIAILGPNGCGKSTLIKTITCECYPIVQSETRVSIFGRERWDLTELKKRLGVVSPELPGRHTLATTGRDAVLTGFFSSSTLWPNLTVTDAMQARADEVLELIDAVPLRDKPVGQMSAGQQRRIMIGRALVGSSSAFGSDRQMLLLDEPSNALDLAAQQDLRDLLRSLARQGTGILLITHHVSDIIPEIDRILMMKEGRIVADGPKSELLTASRLSDLFATEVQLTHRDGFHHAW; this comes from the coding sequence ATGGCCTCTCTGTCTTCTGCTCCGTTTCTGCATCTCTCCAACGTCAACGTTACCCGAGGCGACAACATCGTTCTGCATGACATCAACCTCTCGGTCAACGCCGGCGAGCATATCGCCATCCTCGGCCCTAACGGCTGCGGCAAGTCGACTCTCATCAAAACCATCACCTGCGAGTGTTATCCGATCGTCCAGTCTGAGACGAGAGTGAGCATCTTCGGCCGCGAGCGCTGGGATCTCACCGAGCTGAAGAAGCGGCTCGGCGTCGTCTCTCCGGAGCTGCCGGGCCGTCACACCTTAGCTACTACCGGGCGTGACGCCGTTCTTACTGGATTCTTCTCCAGTTCCACGCTCTGGCCCAACCTTACGGTCACCGACGCGATGCAGGCACGCGCCGACGAGGTGCTTGAGCTTATCGATGCCGTTCCGCTGCGCGACAAGCCGGTCGGCCAGATGTCCGCCGGGCAGCAGCGCCGCATCATGATCGGCCGCGCCCTTGTCGGCTCATCGAGTGCCTTTGGGAGCGACCGGCAGATGCTGTTGCTTGACGAGCCTTCGAACGCACTCGACCTTGCAGCGCAGCAAGATCTTCGCGATCTGCTCCGGAGCCTTGCGCGACAAGGAACCGGCATCCTGCTTATCACGCATCACGTCTCCGACATCATCCCTGAGATCGACCGCATCCTGATGATGAAGGAGGGGCGCATCGTTGCCGACGGCCCCAAGTCCGAGTTGCTGACTGCTTCGCGGCTGAGTGATCTCTTCGCAACTGAGGTTCAACTGACTCACAGAGACGGCTTCCATCACGCCTGGTAG
- a CDS encoding MauE/DoxX family redox-associated membrane protein has product MPFERENSDQRLAYALLRAVAGMNLLMHGLSRWIAGPAVFAGKLMEQFAKTPLPEWSVRAFGLILPTVEALLGLLLLIGLRTRAALVGASLLILVLTFGSALARDWNAAGIQLFYALVFSALLFLRRQNSWSLDSFVEQKSE; this is encoded by the coding sequence ATGCCATTCGAGAGGGAGAACAGCGACCAGAGGCTCGCTTATGCGTTACTGCGCGCCGTGGCAGGCATGAATCTGTTGATGCACGGACTGAGCCGATGGATTGCGGGGCCAGCCGTGTTTGCCGGAAAGCTGATGGAGCAGTTCGCGAAGACTCCGCTGCCCGAGTGGAGCGTTCGCGCGTTTGGGCTGATTCTGCCTACCGTCGAGGCACTGCTCGGCCTGCTGCTGTTGATTGGCCTGCGTACGCGGGCGGCACTGGTCGGTGCGAGCCTGCTGATCCTCGTGCTGACGTTCGGTTCGGCGCTGGCGCGGGACTGGAACGCAGCGGGGATCCAACTTTTTTACGCGTTGGTCTTCTCCGCGCTGCTCTTTCTGCGCCGCCAGAACAGCTGGTCGCTCGATTCGTTCGTCGAGCAGAAGAGTGAGTGA
- the cydB gene encoding cytochrome d ubiquinol oxidase subunit II — MGALWFWIVAGMLTVYVVLDGFDLGVGIVYPLVARTEQDKQKAMHAIGPVWDGNEVWLIAGGGTLFFSFPLLYASSFSGFYLPLTMVLWLLMLRGLSIELRGHAHDNVIRTFCDGTFFLSSALLAIFYGAALANVVRGVPLGADDSFFLPLWTDWRTGPHPGILDWYTVLGGVLALLALALHGLLYLALKAEGELNRNAKRWAKLLLPVVGIITLLSVPATVVARPDSLNNYREHGLAWLAPLVVIAGLAMVAISITKHWEFRAFIGSSAYLAAMMAGAAAGLYPVLLPAVGGEGKDITIARALSGEHTLHVGLVWWTFGILLALTYTAIVYWLFRGKVPEHAQGYGGH, encoded by the coding sequence ATGGGAGCACTGTGGTTCTGGATTGTGGCTGGAATGCTGACGGTGTACGTGGTGCTCGACGGCTTCGACCTCGGGGTGGGAATCGTGTATCCACTGGTAGCGCGGACCGAGCAGGACAAGCAGAAGGCAATGCACGCGATCGGGCCGGTGTGGGACGGCAACGAGGTGTGGCTGATCGCAGGCGGCGGCACACTCTTCTTCTCCTTTCCCCTCTTGTACGCCTCGTCGTTCAGCGGGTTCTATCTGCCGCTGACGATGGTGCTCTGGCTGCTGATGCTGCGGGGGCTGAGCATCGAGTTGCGAGGGCATGCGCATGACAATGTCATCAGGACCTTCTGCGACGGAACCTTCTTCCTTTCCAGTGCGCTGCTCGCCATCTTCTACGGAGCAGCCCTGGCGAACGTTGTGCGCGGAGTGCCTCTCGGCGCCGACGATTCCTTCTTCCTGCCTCTATGGACGGACTGGAGGACCGGTCCGCATCCGGGAATTCTGGACTGGTATACCGTGCTCGGTGGCGTGCTGGCGTTACTTGCTCTCGCGCTGCATGGCCTTCTGTACCTGGCTCTGAAGGCGGAGGGTGAGCTAAACCGCAACGCGAAGCGATGGGCGAAGCTTCTGTTGCCTGTCGTCGGAATCATCACGCTGCTGAGTGTTCCAGCGACGGTCGTGGCGCGGCCAGATTCGTTGAACAACTATCGCGAGCATGGACTGGCATGGTTGGCGCCTCTCGTTGTGATCGCCGGTCTGGCGATGGTTGCAATATCGATAACGAAGCACTGGGAGTTTCGTGCGTTCATAGGATCGAGCGCCTATCTCGCGGCGATGATGGCAGGAGCCGCGGCAGGGCTGTATCCGGTGCTGCTTCCTGCAGTTGGTGGCGAGGGCAAGGACATCACGATCGCGCGCGCTCTCTCAGGGGAACATACGCTTCACGTGGGGCTGGTGTGGTGGACGTTCGGAATCCTCCTGGCGCTGACGTATACGGCGATTGTGTACTGGCTGTTCCGGGGCAAGGTGCCGGAGCACGCACAGGGATACGGCGGCCACTAG